The region CTGACAATAGagcaaaaaatatattatcgtaaaggctctgataccaagtgaCGAAAGTAAAGAGAGAGTTTATGAATAAGTTGTATTAACTTGTCTCAAAGAAAAGAGAATATACACCCTATAAATACATGGTAGAAGACTTCTAATAAGGAAACAAGTCTCAAAACCCTAACAATTAGTTTCTaggattatatattatttatatactcaGTAGAACCCAACCCTTACCTTAATAAGTGGCAAGGTGGGCTGGCCCCCAGTGGGCAAAACCGGTTTTGACGGCTCTacataaaacaaatataaaatccTGTACTAAATAAAATATCTAGTTTAACTGGGTGATAACCATATCAAGTTTTAACTATTTTAGAGTGAATTGTAGTTCCAATAGCCTTTTTGGAGAATACCATGTCATTTCTGATAATGCATTAGAACTATGTTTCAGTAGAACTCTAAAACACAAATGCCATTCCAGTGTCATGCCACAATATCATTATGATCTTTGGGATTGGCTGAGGTATTGGAAATGGATTTTCTTGCATTTTGAACTCAAAAGTAGCATTTTCTCAAAATTTCCACTTCACATTTACTTCTAATCATCTCAACTAACGTTGGGATTCATTTATGATGTTCATAAAGTTGgacaataaaaaattttaaaatcagcAATCCCGTTTTTAGTTCTGGCATGTCTGAATTGTTTTGTTATAATGATGTGTAGCATAGATAGAGTATAGTAGGTGGGTTCATTCTATCATTACGGATTTGAATCGATGGAATACTCCAAAAGGTCTCTTGAAGTTTTCAGCGTTTGTTTGAATGAACTTGGTTCCATGTGCAGGCAACTGATAAGGCAGCACTTGGTTTGGTGTTGATGGCTGCGGTAATTGCTTTGGTTCCCTTCAAGCAAGTGATGCTGCTTGCTTTCTTGGAGTATTTTACAAGGCAGATGCCTTTGAGGAAAAATAGCAGTGACAAATTGATTAGAAGGGTTAGGGAGTGGTGGAGCAGGATACCAGCAGCCTCTGTCCAATTAATCAAACCTGATGATAAAAAGAGAAAGTGATTGTGGTATGGTATACTAATAGCCAGTAGTTACTCCTAATCTCGGATTCATTGATTCATCTTGTAAAGAATAGTATTATACATATTCATACCCCTGGTGGGGCAAATCTTGCATGATGATGTGGTGTTTTAACTAACAAAGTTGTCAAATAAGGTATATATATTGGTTTAATTGTAAGTCAACTAAAACACATCATTTACTccttttttgtgtgtttgtgtgtgtgtgtgaatgaatatttcaagaatttttttAGTGTAAATTTGGTACTAGTTTTGGCTTGTTTAGTAACTtgataatttttaaagttttattaaCAAATATGAAATAGATAATGAAAaacagattttatttttcaaaatttttcatagtaaaaaattgtaaaaatttttatatattgattttggCTTGCTAGTTGCTACTCAGAACCTCTTCGGCTCCATAAGAGAcgtaaaacaagaaaacaaaaaaaaaaaaaaaaaaaNNNNNNNNNNNNNNNNNNNNNNNNNNNNNNNNNNNNNNNNNNNNNNNNNNNNNNNNNNNNNNNNNNNNNNNNNNNNNNNNNNNNNNNNNNNNNNNNNNNNNNNNNNNNNNNNNNNNNNNNNNNNNNNNNNNNNNNNNNNNNNNNNNNNNNNNNNNNNNNNNNNNNNNNNNNNNNNNNNNNNNNNNNNNNNNNNNNNNNNNNNNNNNNNNNNNNNNNNNNNNNNNNNNNNNNNNNNNNNNNNNNNNNNNNNNNNNNNNNNNNNNNNNNNNNNNNNNNNNNNNNNNNNNNNNNNNNNNNNNNNNNNNNNNNNNNNNNNNNNNNNNNNNNNNNNNNNNNNNNNNNNNNNNNNNNNNNNNNNNNNNNNNNNNNNNNNNNNNNNNNNNNNNNNNNNNNNNNNNNNNNNNNNNNNNNNNNNNNNNNNNNNNNNNNNNNNNNNNNNNNNNNNNNNNNNNNNNNNNNNNNNNNNNNNNNNNNNNNNNNNNNNNNNNNNNNNNNNNNNNNNNNNNNNNNNNNNNNNNNNNNNNNNNNNNNNNNNNNNNNNNNNNNNNNNNNNNNNNNNNNNNNNNNNNNNNNNNNNNNNNNNNNNNNNNNNNNNNNNNNNNNNNNNNNNNNNNNNNNNNNNNNNNNNNNNNNNNNNNNNNNNNNNNNNNNNNNNNNNNNNNNNNNNNNNNNNNNNNNNNNNNNNNNNNNNNNNNNNNNNNNNNNNNNNNNNNNNNNNNNNNNNNNNNNNNNNNNNNNNNNNNNNNNNNNNNNNNNNNNNNNNNNNNNNNNNNNNNNNNNNNNNNNNNNNNNNNNNNNNNNNNNNNNNNNNNNNNNNNNNNNNNNNNNNNNNNNNNNNNNNNNNNNNNNNNNNNNNNNNNNNNNNNNNNNNNNNNNNNNNNNNNNNNNNNNNNNNNNNNNNNNNNNNNNNNNNNNNNNNNNNNNNNNNNNNNNNNNNNNNNNNNNNNNNNNNNNNNNNNNNNNNNNNNNNNNNNNNaaaaaaaaaaaaaaaaaaaaaaaacaaaaaaaaagtttttccGAATCCTATTTcatcttctaaaattttatttaaatcgTTATTGCGCAGAAATATGAAATATCATCCATTAATAGGGcgggaaaggaattgcaattcctggGAAAtgaataatgtgggaataaagtgagagtttaaattccgtttggttggagggaataaaattattagaaatttcaatttcaatgtttggtatacatgggaattgaaaagGAATAAGTAGAATAAAGTCTAAAATgcccattgttattattattaactagctattgacccgtgcgatgcacggactaatattagtattaataaaaatgaagaattgctgtaaaataataatagtaaattataaacttttagttttggcaggaaaaaaaatttaagattaaTGAAGTtacaaattgcaaattattgGGAACCAGTTTTTGGAGTACGAATTAATTGACAAAttacaaattgttaaaaacttctttgtaaactacattagtagtactattaaaagtaatttttgaatcatcataaattaaaatcttGAGGTCGTTTGGTTGACTTATTCTTGATGcagcaacatataattgtccatgGACAAAAACTGGTTAACATTAGACAAAGTTTTCCCTTaccttttgttgatagtcattgcatatgacaacATGAGAGGAAATTGTCTCCTATTGAATTTGAAAGGCAATCTTGTGTCAGATGGCGTTATAGTCATTCTAGCAATCAAAACCCTAGTGCCAGCATTGGGTCCTGCAAGTATGCTTCCTTCAACAACATGTTCAGCTAATCTTGTAACAACCAACCTAGTACCATTTCATAGTCCTAGACTGTGATCAATATTCCTCATTAACATTATGAaccaacctttaatgttaaAGAATGATTTGGCAGTCCTGAAGCTCTAATAGTGTTTAAGAATTCAGGTGTATAGACATCTGCAAGTACCGTAGATGAACCATCAGCTTTGCACGCTGTGTCAGAACTGTAATATGTCTTCCCTTCCCCTATAGTCAAGTCAGACATATATTCATTAACTTCATTCACAACTTCTAATGTTGGTGCTAGAATTGCATTGCTATGAAAGCAACTACCATCACTTATACCACTATTAAAGTCCAGGAAAGTACTGTTAACAATAGTTGCAATAGGATCACCATTTGATTTCAACAACATTTCAGATGGGATATCAACCTCAACGTAACCATCATTATCTTCGCCAATAGTACCATCACCAATTGAAGCCAACCAGTTAGCAAATTCTCCCATTCGTTGTTGATCCAAACGACATTGCATACTATTTAACCTCAAATTCTTTGTTAGGCGCATAACTTTGCAATGCTTCCAAAGGTAGGATGAATTTATAGTTGAAGAGACAATGTCTTGTCTTGATCCTTTTGGCACCACTGGTAAAATTTTCCTAAAGTCACCTCTGAATACCACTGTTTGACCTCCAAATGTCCTATTACCACTGTCTTCATTAACAAATCGCAATATATCTCGCATTGTTCGATCCAAAGCCTCAGAACAATGCTTGTGCATCATTGGTGTTTCATACCAAATGATCAATTTCGCTGCAACAATGAGTTCTGCTAATTGACTTTCTTGATGAATATTGCAAGTAGAGTCTTCATTGATACAAATAGGTATTGCAAATCTAGAGTGTGCTGTCCGTCCTCCAGGCAAAAGCAATGATGCTATACCATTGGATGCCACATTGATAACGATTTGACCTTTAACTCTAATATAAGCTGATAGTGCCCTCCAAAGAAATGTTTTGCCAATACCACCATACCCATAAACAAAGTACAATCCACCCTTGTTTGAATAAACATCAAAAATAACAACATCATAGATCGATCTTTGCTCATTTGTTAGTTTGGAATGAAGTAACTCACTTTCTTTAGCAAGCGAATCACGATCATATGATAACTCTTCCAAGATCAACCTATTGTCAGTCCTAACAGACATTTCTTCTGAGAGTAATGGCATGTCTGGAAAATCTTTCAAACTCTTATTGTAAAGTAATAAGAGCTTTTCCAATTGTAACAGTGCaaaatccttttttttcttgatcATTTAGAAACAAATCTGACTAATTTTTAGTTGGAATTCGTTAGTTAAAACAAAGGGGAAAGTACAAtctaataaagataatataactcGTTTGATACGAAGAAAGTATGGTAAAATGAATACCTTGTTGATTTAATAGTTTCCGTCGATTGTATTGAGCATCTTCGGCGAGATGTGTCCAAACCTCGTTCCACACATATTCAGGCATTCCCATTGTGTTTGCCATTAAAAGTGTGACAAACAACTTTCTTAGTAAATGTGCAGTAGACCATTGGCTAGCTTCCTTAATTGCATCAATATACTCAAGATCATCATCTAGTAACCCACGGGCATAACATGCATCCTTAAAAGTGTTGTACTCTGTTCCATTGTATGTTTTGATGTCTTGAAAACTTTGAGGTCCTCGAACTATGTTCAATAGGCAACGGAGATAATAAAGCTCACCACACCTCGGTGGTACATAAAAAATACGACCAATTGAAAAACCACGTTGCCTCGGCTGCCATTAG is a window of Ipomoea triloba cultivar NCNSP0323 chromosome 11, ASM357664v1 DNA encoding:
- the LOC115995982 gene encoding uncharacterized protein LOC115995982, whose protein sequence is MAICRIGYPNLFITFTCNPKWPEIQRYIGVRGLRPEDRPDIVSRVFKMKLDSLVKEFKSGEVFGPVKALIYTIEFQKRGLPHAHILLFLRSNKFDSSPRSIDEFISAKIPDQEIDKDYHKAVEEFMLHGPCGVARSNSPCMVNGRCTKYFPKRFVDSSSFDADGYPIYRRRNDGRTITKNGIQMDNRYVSASEATWRLLSYDIQCRTPAVERLSFHLPDSQTVYFQDDEDVESILNRQTLGQSMFTEWFEANKKYSEARLLIRGPQSFQDIKTYNGTEYNTFKDACYARGLLDDDLEYIDAIKEASQWSTAHLLRKLFVTLLMANTMGMPEYVWNEVWTHLAEDAQYNRRKLLNQQDMPLLSEEMSVRTDNRLILEELSYDRDSLAKESELLHSKLTNEQRSIYDVVIFDVYSNKGGLYFVYGYGGIGKTFLWRALSAYIRVKGQIVINVASNGIASLLLPGGRTAHSRFAIPICINEDSTCNIHQESQLAELIVAAKLIIWYETPMMHKHCSEALDRTMRDILRFVNEDSGNRTFGGQTVVFRGDFRKILPVVPKGSRQDIVSSTINSSYLWKHCKVMRLTKNLRLNSMQCRLDQQRMGEFANWLASIGDGTIGEDNDGYVEVDIPSEMLLKSNGDPIATIVNSTFLDFNSGISDGSCFHSNAILAPTLEVVNEVNEYMSDLTIGEGKTYYSSDTACKADGSSTVLADVYTPEFLNTIRASGLPNHSLTLKVGS